A stretch of the Argentina anserina chromosome 6, drPotAnse1.1, whole genome shotgun sequence genome encodes the following:
- the LOC126799243 gene encoding uncharacterized protein LOC126799243 encodes MSLFIGNLSARSRGDDLQRVFRKFGQCTLNLKDRFGFVVYRFPQDAEKALRALQGRYICGESLALTWSNKQPIPLQGRQRVVRSYKLHGRHSARGRNFAGRRMSSNDFGDYRPVIKQPDTDGEKLNPVLNRGKGDHKNSTNEDHDLRDGLLVDGVTHVAKLVDTGNQIDNEVEFDRYEPCQSHEGEDQHGNHQMGYSGSDFIPQIPQENARTAKASDTTLNRFNDLKSRNGCFSCGDLGHKIRVCPRNFSSGRKPTGFEHRQGDAIGKRSRFQPEQERFRSRSSETQCLNKDNASGHRKSKRTSDSGKSRRLINSGRSPVAVSKETDETYMKDHGGKKRSRWEGTSPIRSSAKEARSVSPLPYSDYPALKSRAASQSSKSVTRCSRSRTRSNSVSMRRQSLSSDSRSSSKSISSKSRSRSSSFTSSSESLSRSSYKEHVDLKCPVYNTTPPKSKENLLEKRQPIGSDAQRVQNPESNVAGCSSPDGSKGMIGPVNFGGLVMGQTQLKGPASEIHINHCNGCSTCISSEEMCMVLKHYGMELPEASERHLRIEEYFGSARLWPWEIVYYRRLKKGLVSVENYARRVSQNEEFDIVDKYVRSSSGWGEIDRENP; translated from the coding sequence ATGTCTTTGTTTATTGGCAATCTCTCAGCTCGCTCACGCGGAGATGACCTTCAGCGTGTGTTTAGGAAATTTGGACAATGtacattgaatttgaaagatcGCTTTGGGTTTGTAGTGTATCGTTTCCCCCAGGATGCTGAGAAAGCTTTAAGAGCGCTACAGGGTAGATATATCTGTGGGGAGTCTTTGGCACTCACATGGTCAAATAAGCAGCCTATTCCATTACAGGGACGTCAAAGAGTTGTTAGATCGTACAAGTTACATGGGAGGCATTCTGCCAGGGGAAGAAACTTTGCTGGTAGAAGAATGAGTTCAAATGACTTTGGAGATTACAGGCCGGTTATTAAGCAACCTGATACTGATGGTGAAAAGCTGAATCCTGTGCTCAATAGAGGCAAAGGTGACCATAAAAATTCCACCAACGAAGATCATGATTTGAGGGACGGTCTGTTGGTTGATGGTGTTACTCATGTTGCCAAGCTGGTGGACACTGGCAATCAGATTGACAATGAAGTGGAATTTGACCGATATGAACCTTGCCAAAGTCATGAAGGGGAAGATCAACATGGAAACCATCAGATGGGATATTCTGGTAGTGATTTCATTCCACAAATACCTCAAGAAAATGCAAGGACAGCAAAAGCCAGTGACACTACGTTGAACCGTTTTAATGATTTGAAATCACGGAATGGTTGCTTTAGCTGTGGGGATTTGGGACACAAAATCCGCGTCTGTCCCAGAAACTTCTCATCTGGAAGAAAACCTACAGGGTTTGAACACAGGCAGGGTGATGCTATTGGTAAAAGAAGTAGATTTCAACCTGAACAGGAAAGATTTCGATCCAGGTCATCAGAGACTCAGTGCTTAAATAAGGATAATGCTTCAGGGCACAGGAAGAGTAAAAGGACAAGTGATTCAGGAAAGAGTCGAAGGTTGATTAACAGTGGAAGATCACCTGTAGCTGTTAGTAAGGAAACCGACGAGACATATATGAAGGATCATGGAGGAAAGAAGAGAAGTAGATGGGAAGGCACATCTCCAATAAGAAGTAGTGCTAAGGAAGCAAGGTCTGTTTCACCACTGCCTTATTCTGATTACCCTGCATTAAAGTCTCGTGCAGCTTCTCAATCATCAAAGTCTGTGACAAGGTGCAGTAGATCCAGAACTAGGTCAAATTCAGTATCTATGAGGAGACAGTCCTTGTCATCTGACTCAAGATCCAGCTCAAAATCAATAAGTTCCAAGTCTAGGTCAAGGTCAAGCTCCTTTACTTCGTCCTCTGAATCACTAAGCCGGTCATCATACAAGGAACATGTAGATCTTAAATGCCCTGTGTATAACACTACACCTCCCAAATCGAAGGAGAATCTGCTTGAAAAGAGACAGCCAATAGGAAGTGATGCCCAGAGGGTTCAAAATCCAGAGTCTAATGTTGCTGGGTGCTCATCTCCAGATGGTTCAAAGGGGATGATTGGGCCTGTAAACTTTGGTGGACTGGTAATGGGGCAAACTCAACTTAAGGGGCCAGCTTCAgaaatacacatcaatcacTGCAATGGGTGTTCAACATGCATATCATCAGAGGAAATGTGCATGGTTTTAAAGCACTATGGCATGGAACTTCCAGAAGCAAGTGAAAGACACTTACGGATAGAGGAGTATTTTGGTTCTGCTCGCTTATGGCCATGGGAGATTGTCTATTACAGGAGGTTGAAAAAAGGCCTAGTTTCAGTTGAGAACTATGCCAGGCGAGTTTCTCAGAATGAAGAGTTTGACATTGTTGATAAGTATGTCCGAAGCAGTAGTGGATGGGGAGAAATAGATCGGGAAAACCCTTGA